One segment of Pirellulales bacterium DNA contains the following:
- a CDS encoding sigma-70 family RNA polymerase sigma factor: MAVSDNSAEGYELRDPDVRLMLEVRDDSAAAFEELMLRYQNRLVTVLEHLVGGRDQAEDLAQEVFLRVYRSRKRYVPGAKFSTWLFTIANNVAANARRTRSRRREVSLSVSDGSSSDGNRLDQLAQAASGLMPARQLDKAEMRDIIRVAIESLNERQRMAVLLSKFENMSYADIADSMEMSQEAIKSLLSRARLNLKEVLEPYLERGDRPATD, from the coding sequence TTGGCAGTCAGCGATAATTCGGCCGAAGGCTACGAGCTGCGCGACCCCGACGTGCGGTTGATGCTGGAAGTGCGCGACGACAGCGCCGCCGCGTTCGAAGAATTGATGTTGCGCTACCAGAATCGCCTGGTAACGGTGCTCGAACACCTGGTCGGCGGTCGCGACCAGGCCGAGGATCTGGCCCAGGAAGTGTTTCTGCGCGTGTACCGATCGCGCAAGCGTTATGTACCGGGCGCCAAATTCTCGACCTGGCTGTTTACCATCGCCAACAATGTGGCCGCCAACGCCCGCCGCACGCGTTCGCGCCGTCGTGAGGTCAGCCTGTCGGTCAGCGATGGCAGTTCCTCAGACGGTAACCGGCTGGATCAATTGGCCCAAGCGGCCAGCGGACTGATGCCTGCCCGGCAGTTAGACAAGGCCGAAATGCGCGACATCATTCGCGTGGCCATTGAAAGTTTGAACGAGCGGCAGCGGATGGCCGTACTGCTGAGCAAGTTTGAGAACATGAGCTACGCCGACATCGCCGACTCTATGGAAATGTCGCAAGAGGCCATCAAATCGCTGCTTTCGCGGGCCAGGTTGAACCTGAAAGAAGTCTTGGAACCGTACTTGGAGCGAGGCGACCGTCCAGCCACGGACTGA
- the sppA gene encoding signal peptide peptidase SppA: MAPNDPQYGQSPQVIERIVMAGPPRRGLLSRLLGSLLYLFLFVLCSFVILALGLGALSAAFEGADTQVTEHYHSLSKTATDKIAIITVDGAILDGEGFIKKQIDHVHDDPHVRAIVLRVNSPGGTVTASDYLYHHLRKMVEARKIPIVVSMGGLAASGGYYIAMAVGPEEKVIFAEPTTWTGSIGVIIPHYNVAGLMKHWEVEEDSIKSGPLKQMGTPTRPMTTEEKEIFKELVDDSFQRFQNIVKAGRPAFAKDPEALAKVTTGQVFTADQAVANGLVDEQGYIEEAIARATSLAGLSEPNVRVVKYKQRANLLSMPFNAEARSPWNVAAMLDLATPRAYFLCNWQLPLTATE, encoded by the coding sequence ATGGCTCCCAACGACCCCCAGTACGGGCAGTCGCCGCAGGTTATCGAACGCATTGTCATGGCCGGGCCGCCGCGCCGCGGATTGCTGTCCCGCTTGTTGGGATCGTTGCTCTACCTTTTTCTATTTGTGCTCTGCTCGTTCGTGATACTGGCCTTGGGCTTGGGCGCTTTGTCTGCAGCATTTGAGGGTGCGGATACCCAGGTTACGGAACATTATCACTCGCTGTCGAAGACGGCGACCGACAAAATTGCGATTATCACTGTCGACGGCGCGATTCTCGACGGCGAAGGTTTCATCAAGAAGCAAATCGACCACGTACACGACGACCCGCACGTGCGCGCCATCGTGCTGCGCGTCAATTCGCCCGGCGGCACCGTCACGGCCAGCGATTATCTGTACCACCATCTCCGTAAGATGGTCGAAGCGCGCAAGATTCCGATCGTCGTCAGCATGGGGGGCCTGGCCGCCAGCGGTGGGTACTACATCGCCATGGCCGTCGGCCCTGAGGAAAAAGTAATTTTCGCCGAGCCCACGACCTGGACCGGCTCCATCGGTGTCATCATTCCCCACTACAACGTGGCCGGGCTGATGAAGCACTGGGAGGTCGAGGAAGACTCGATCAAAAGCGGGCCGCTCAAACAAATGGGCACTCCGACTCGCCCTATGACGACGGAAGAGAAGGAAATCTTCAAGGAACTGGTCGACGACAGTTTTCAGCGTTTTCAGAACATCGTGAAGGCCGGCAGACCGGCCTTCGCCAAGGACCCGGAAGCTCTGGCCAAAGTCACGACCGGCCAGGTCTTTACTGCGGACCAGGCCGTGGCCAACGGCTTAGTTGACGAGCAAGGGTACATCGAAGAGGCCATTGCCCGCGCCACGTCGCTGGCGGGCCTTTCAGAACCGAATGTCCGCGTGGTCAAGTATAAGCAACGCGCGAACTTGCTCTCGATGCCCTTCAATGCCGAGGCACGTTCCCCCTGGAACGTCGCCGCGATGCTCGACCTGGCTACGCCCCGGGCCTACTTCCTCTGCAATTGGCAGTTGCCGCTGACGGCCACGGAATGA
- a CDS encoding TIM barrel protein produces the protein MFVAASTDCFADLPLDAALERLVDLEYNRVEIVLRERGNQLRPSQVHANLEEAVLACRETHRLTPIAYVVDIDAEGDLYYEQFSACCKLAKATKVVTITVPSGELGTPFNAEIERLRELVRIGSLDGVQVGLKTEVGHMSQDPNTAIVLCDNVKGLGITLDPSHFVFGPHKGGNYDQIFKYVIHLQLRDTTKDKLQVRIGQGEVEYGRLVTQLGKHRYNRALCVDISDIPDSGVDHMAEMRKMRLLLESLL, from the coding sequence GTGTTTGTGGCTGCGTCAACGGACTGCTTTGCTGACTTGCCATTAGACGCGGCGCTCGAGCGGCTCGTCGACTTGGAATACAACCGTGTCGAGATCGTATTGCGCGAGCGCGGAAATCAACTCAGGCCTTCGCAAGTACATGCGAACCTTGAGGAAGCGGTGCTTGCCTGCCGCGAGACGCACCGGCTGACGCCGATCGCGTACGTTGTCGATATCGATGCGGAAGGGGACCTGTACTACGAGCAGTTCTCCGCCTGTTGCAAACTGGCCAAGGCGACCAAGGTCGTAACGATCACGGTCCCTTCCGGCGAACTCGGCACTCCCTTCAATGCCGAGATCGAACGACTACGCGAGCTGGTACGCATTGGGTCACTCGATGGGGTGCAAGTCGGTCTCAAGACCGAAGTGGGCCACATGAGCCAAGACCCCAACACCGCCATCGTGTTGTGCGACAACGTCAAAGGCCTGGGGATCACGCTCGACCCCAGCCATTTTGTCTTTGGACCCCACAAGGGCGGCAACTACGACCAGATATTCAAGTACGTGATCCACCTGCAGCTGCGCGACACGACCAAGGACAAGCTGCAAGTGCGCATCGGCCAGGGCGAAGTCGAATACGGCCGACTGGTCACGCAATTGGGAAAGCACCGCTACAATCGGGCCCTGTGCGTGGATATCAGCGACATCCCAGACTCGGGTGTCGATCACATGGCCGAAATGCGGAAAATGCGCCTGCTGCTAGAAAGCCTGCTGTAA
- a CDS encoding acetyl ornithine aminotransferase family protein, with amino-acid sequence MHATAATICDVTRPLLRTSLPGPKAAAWIARDDQVISPSYTRVYPLVAARGAGCTIEDVDGNLFLDFTSGIAVTATGHSHPEVVAAIVDQSTRLIHMSGTDFYYTPEIELAERLTRLAPGSQPKRVFFTNSGAESIEAALKLARYHTGRQRIISCYGAFHGRTFGAMSISGSKAIHQRGFGPLLPGVHRIPFNCDEAALEEQFHTVCAPDEVAAIFVEPIQGEGGYRVPEPHFLPMLRRICDRYGILLVADEVQSGIGRTGKMFACEHFGLVPDVVCLAKGIASGLPLGAVVARAELMDWPSGSHASTFGGNPVCCRAALVTLDLLEREYLENAARRGDQLLAGLRQLAQLDSGLANPRGLGLMVAIDAMSNQRPDPQRREGIIDAAFHRGLLLLGCGKAGVRFCPPLCVTADQVDSALAIFAEACADVAAN; translated from the coding sequence ATGCATGCCACCGCCGCGACAATTTGTGACGTAACTCGTCCGTTGCTGAGGACGTCGCTCCCCGGCCCGAAGGCGGCCGCCTGGATTGCTCGCGACGATCAGGTCATCTCACCGTCTTACACCCGCGTGTATCCGCTGGTCGCGGCCCGCGGCGCCGGCTGCACGATCGAAGACGTGGATGGCAACCTATTTCTGGACTTCACGTCTGGCATCGCGGTGACGGCCACTGGCCATTCGCACCCCGAAGTCGTGGCGGCCATCGTAGATCAATCGACCCGGCTGATCCACATGTCGGGCACAGATTTCTACTACACACCCGAAATTGAATTGGCCGAGCGTTTGACCCGCTTGGCGCCCGGCTCGCAACCCAAGCGCGTCTTCTTCACCAACAGTGGTGCGGAGTCGATCGAGGCGGCACTGAAACTCGCGCGGTATCACACCGGCCGGCAGCGCATCATTTCGTGTTACGGCGCATTTCACGGTCGCACGTTTGGCGCCATGTCGATCAGCGGCTCGAAGGCGATCCATCAGCGCGGCTTCGGCCCGCTGTTGCCGGGCGTCCATCGCATTCCTTTCAATTGCGACGAAGCCGCGCTCGAAGAGCAATTTCACACGGTTTGCGCTCCCGATGAGGTGGCCGCGATTTTCGTCGAACCGATCCAGGGAGAAGGGGGGTATCGGGTGCCCGAGCCTCATTTTCTGCCGATGTTGCGACGCATCTGCGACCGCTACGGCATCCTGCTCGTGGCCGACGAAGTCCAGTCGGGCATTGGCCGCACAGGCAAGATGTTTGCCTGCGAACACTTCGGCCTGGTGCCCGATGTCGTCTGCCTGGCCAAGGGCATTGCGAGCGGACTACCGCTGGGGGCCGTCGTGGCCCGCGCCGAGTTGATGGATTGGCCCTCGGGCAGCCACGCCTCGACGTTCGGGGGTAATCCGGTCTGCTGTCGTGCGGCGCTAGTGACACTCGATTTGCTCGAGCGTGAATACCTGGAGAACGCCGCCCGGCGCGGCGATCAGTTATTGGCCGGCTTACGCCAACTGGCCCAGTTGGACTCAGGTCTGGCCAACCCGCGCGGCTTGGGACTGATGGTGGCCATCGACGCGATGTCAAACCAGAGGCCGGACCCGCAACGTCGCGAGGGCATCATCGATGCCGCCTTTCATCGCGGCCTATTGTTGCTGGGCTGCGGCAAGGCGGGCGTTCGTTTCTGTCCGCCGCTATGCGTCACCGCGGATCAGGTCGACTCGGCCCTGGCGATCTTTGCCGAAGCCTGCGCGGACGTGGCAGCGAACTGA